The Burkholderiales bacterium genome has a window encoding:
- the nirD gene encoding nitrite reductase small subunit NirD, translating into MKNWTRICRVDDIPRLGARVVRRTEGPNIAVFRTATDTCFALLDRCPHKNGPLSQGIVYGERVACPLHNQSVELATGCMVAPDVGEVRRFDVKVEDGAVYLDLPVTADRYAYG; encoded by the coding sequence ATGAAAAACTGGACAAGAATCTGTCGGGTGGACGACATCCCCCGCCTCGGCGCGCGCGTCGTGCGCCGGACCGAAGGACCGAACATCGCCGTCTTCCGCACGGCGACGGACACGTGCTTCGCGCTGCTCGACCGCTGTCCTCACAAGAACGGTCCGCTGTCGCAGGGCATCGTGTACGGCGAGCGCGTCGCCTGCCCTCTGCACAACCAGAGCGTCGAGCTTGCGACCGGCTGCATGGTCGCGCCCGACGTCGGCGAAGTGCGGCGCTTCGACGTGAAGGTCGAAGACGGCGCGGTATATCTGGACCTACCGGTGACTGCTGACAGGTATGCCTACGGTTAA
- a CDS encoding molybdopterin-dependent oxidoreductase, translating to MPTVKSTCCYCGVGCGVLIDAVDGVITGVRGDPDHPANHGKLCSKGQALHLTTGLTGRALYPEVRCSRSQSRSRLSWDDALEHTADRFADIIRQHGPDAVAFYVSGQLLTEDYYAFNKLARALVGTHNIDSNSRLCMSSAVAGYKVTLGADAPPACYDDIDRADCIFIAGSNTAWAHPVLFRRIEAARAAKPDLKLIVVDPRRTATAEAADLHLAIQPGTDVALFNGILHLLIWEGWLDRKFIDAHTQGFEPLKALVRDYTPQMVASTCGLSVEEIATAARWFGNAHAALSLYCMGLNQSTRGTDKNAALINLHLATGQIGRPGAGPFSLTGQPNAMGGRETGTMATLLPGHRDPANAGHCDEIATLWSVPSLPSSPGKTAVEMFEALHKGDIKAVWIACTNPAQSLPEQALVRKALERAELVVLQEAFATTETAPYADVLLPATTWGEKEGTVTNSERRISRVRAAVSAPGEARADWKIAVDFARKLEARLRHGRTTLFPFDMPRQIFDEYKRTTAGRDLDITGLTYALLEARGPQQWPFPEGAEAGAARLYIDGVFPTPGGRASFALAAYHPVAEQATARHPFGLITGRLRDQWHGMSRTGRSARLFGHAPEPRVAMNPADLARRRIAAGDFVQVASTRGSVTLQVEASFEVKPGQIFLPMHWGSAHLGGSGANGINGVTLSKLDAVSRQPELKHCAVRITKIELPWRLVAFAYPQDGDALALAQVARRWLPGFSFATCVLVGVERQGVLFRAAAPGAVEPRAIEAIDAIFGLDDEDTLRYDDGRRGVGRRIRMSGGAIDAVRLAGDVGAEAWLRDLFDRREAVANVGALLLAPAARLPVPVSRGKTVCSCLNVSEAAICEFVAGAAGDADPLAALQSTLKCGTQCGSCLPEVKRLIASAKAAA from the coding sequence ATGCCTACGGTTAAGAGCACCTGCTGCTACTGCGGCGTCGGCTGCGGCGTGCTGATCGATGCTGTCGACGGCGTCATCACCGGCGTGCGCGGCGATCCGGATCACCCGGCGAACCACGGCAAGCTCTGCTCCAAAGGCCAGGCGCTGCACCTGACGACCGGGCTCACCGGCCGCGCGCTGTACCCGGAAGTCCGCTGCTCGCGGTCGCAGTCCCGATCCCGTCTGTCATGGGACGACGCGCTCGAGCACACCGCCGACCGTTTCGCGGACATCATCCGCCAGCACGGCCCCGATGCGGTCGCGTTCTACGTCTCCGGCCAGCTGCTCACCGAGGACTATTACGCGTTCAACAAGCTCGCCCGTGCGCTGGTCGGCACCCACAACATCGATTCGAACTCGCGGCTGTGCATGTCGAGCGCGGTCGCGGGCTACAAAGTGACGCTGGGCGCCGATGCGCCGCCGGCGTGCTACGACGACATCGATCGCGCCGACTGCATCTTCATCGCCGGCTCGAACACCGCCTGGGCGCACCCGGTGCTCTTTCGCCGCATCGAAGCCGCCAGGGCCGCGAAGCCCGACCTCAAGCTCATCGTCGTCGACCCGCGCCGCACCGCGACCGCCGAAGCGGCCGACCTGCATCTCGCGATACAGCCCGGCACCGACGTCGCGCTGTTCAACGGCATCCTGCACCTGCTGATCTGGGAAGGCTGGCTCGACCGCAAGTTCATCGACGCGCACACGCAGGGGTTCGAGCCGCTGAAGGCGCTGGTGCGCGACTACACGCCGCAGATGGTCGCCTCAACGTGCGGCCTCTCGGTCGAGGAGATCGCCACCGCGGCGCGCTGGTTCGGCAACGCTCACGCCGCGCTGTCGCTGTACTGCATGGGCCTCAACCAGTCGACGCGAGGCACCGACAAGAATGCGGCGCTCATCAATCTGCACCTCGCGACCGGACAGATCGGGCGCCCCGGCGCGGGTCCGTTCAGCCTCACCGGGCAGCCGAACGCGATGGGCGGCCGCGAGACGGGGACGATGGCGACGCTGCTGCCGGGTCATCGCGATCCGGCAAACGCCGGACACTGCGACGAGATCGCGACGCTGTGGAGCGTTCCGTCTCTGCCGAGCTCACCGGGCAAAACCGCGGTGGAAATGTTCGAAGCGCTCCACAAAGGCGACATCAAGGCGGTGTGGATCGCGTGCACGAACCCTGCGCAGTCGCTGCCCGAACAGGCGCTGGTGCGCAAAGCATTGGAGCGCGCCGAGCTCGTGGTGCTCCAGGAAGCGTTCGCGACGACCGAGACCGCGCCGTACGCCGACGTGCTGCTGCCCGCGACGACGTGGGGTGAGAAGGAAGGCACCGTCACCAATTCGGAGCGCCGCATCTCGCGCGTACGCGCGGCGGTGAGCGCGCCGGGTGAAGCCCGCGCCGACTGGAAGATCGCCGTCGATTTCGCGCGCAAGCTCGAGGCGCGCCTGCGGCATGGCCGGACGACACTCTTTCCGTTCGACATGCCGCGGCAGATCTTCGACGAATACAAGCGCACGACGGCGGGCCGCGATCTCGACATCACCGGCCTCACGTACGCGCTGCTGGAAGCGCGCGGGCCGCAGCAGTGGCCTTTCCCCGAGGGCGCGGAAGCCGGCGCGGCGCGCCTCTACATCGACGGCGTCTTCCCGACGCCGGGCGGCCGTGCATCGTTCGCGCTCGCCGCGTATCACCCGGTGGCCGAGCAGGCGACCGCACGCCATCCCTTCGGGCTCATCACCGGGCGCCTGCGCGACCAGTGGCACGGCATGAGCCGAACCGGCCGCAGCGCGCGCCTCTTCGGTCACGCACCCGAGCCGCGCGTCGCGATGAATCCCGCCGACCTCGCGCGCCGCCGCATCGCGGCCGGCGACTTCGTGCAGGTCGCATCGACCCGCGGATCGGTGACGCTGCAAGTCGAAGCGAGCTTTGAGGTCAAGCCGGGGCAGATCTTCCTGCCGATGCACTGGGGCAGCGCACATCTGGGCGGCTCGGGCGCGAACGGCATCAACGGCGTGACGCTGTCGAAGCTCGACGCGGTTTCGCGCCAGCCCGAGCTCAAGCACTGCGCGGTGCGCATCACGAAGATCGAGCTGCCGTGGCGGCTGGTCGCTTTCGCTTATCCGCAGGACGGCGATGCGCTCGCGCTCGCCCAGGTCGCGCGCCGGTGGCTGCCGGGGTTCAGCTTCGCGACGTGCGTGCTGGTCGGCGTGGAGCGCCAAGGCGTGCTCTTCAGGGCCGCGGCGCCGGGCGCGGTCGAGCCGCGCGCGATCGAAGCGATCGACGCGATCTTCGGACTCGACGACGAGGACACCCTGCGCTACGACGACGGCCGGCGCGGCGTCGGCCGCCGCATCCGCATGAGCGGCGGCGCGATCGATGCGGTGCGGCTTGCCGGCGATGTCGGCGCGGAGGCCTGGCTGCGCGATCTCTTCGACCGCCGGGAAGCGGTCGCGAATGTCGGCGCGCTGCTGCTCGCCCCGGCCGCACGGCTGCCCGTACCCGTCTCACGCGGCAAGACGGTGTGCAGCTGCCTGAACGTATCCGAAGCGGCGATCTGCGAGTTCGTCGCCGGCGCGGCGGGCGACGCCGATCCGCTGGCCGCATTGCAGTCGACGCTCAAGTGCGGCACGCAGTGCGGCTCGTGCCTGCCCGAGGTGAAACGCCTCATCGCTTCGGCCAAGGCGGCAGCGTAG
- the ybiB gene encoding DNA-binding protein YbiB: MALDPSRLPAFIKEIGRGRNAARDLSREDAQTLFSAMLFGEVPDLQLGGILVALRIKGESMEELAGFMAACEGSYEHLPAPRATPVVIPSYNGARQLPNLVPLLAMLLARAGIPALVHGVMRDPGRVSTREVFEALGVAPAASIDETSAQLDERRFAFMPVERLAPRVTSLLDLRASLGVRNSAHTLVKMLQPFSAPALRIVSVTHPEYVLRMREFYTRHDTGALILRGAEGEAVAHPRREPSIDWAHGGKVQTWTSEAAPPADLPSRNAAETARWIERVLAGEIAVPAAIAHQIECVQRALKEMR; this comes from the coding sequence ATGGCTTTAGATCCCTCCAGGCTTCCCGCTTTCATCAAGGAAATCGGCCGCGGCAGGAACGCGGCGCGCGACCTCTCGCGCGAAGACGCGCAGACGCTGTTCTCGGCGATGCTTTTCGGAGAAGTGCCCGACCTCCAGCTCGGCGGCATCCTCGTCGCGCTGCGCATCAAGGGTGAATCGATGGAGGAGCTCGCCGGCTTCATGGCCGCCTGCGAAGGCAGTTACGAACACCTCCCCGCGCCACGCGCGACGCCGGTGGTCATTCCCTCTTACAACGGCGCGCGGCAGCTTCCCAACCTGGTGCCGCTGCTCGCGATGCTGCTCGCGCGCGCGGGCATTCCTGCGCTGGTGCACGGCGTGATGCGCGATCCGGGACGCGTGTCGACGCGAGAAGTGTTCGAAGCGCTCGGCGTCGCGCCGGCGGCTTCCATCGACGAAACTTCGGCGCAGCTCGACGAGCGCCGTTTCGCTTTCATGCCTGTCGAGCGGCTTGCACCGCGCGTCACCTCGCTCCTCGACCTGCGCGCGAGCCTCGGCGTGCGCAACAGCGCGCACACGCTGGTGAAGATGCTCCAGCCGTTCTCGGCGCCCGCGCTTCGCATCGTCAGCGTGACGCATCCCGAGTACGTGCTGCGCATGCGCGAGTTCTACACCCGGCACGACACCGGCGCGCTCATCCTCCGCGGCGCCGAAGGCGAAGCGGTCGCGCATCCGCGGCGCGAGCCTTCGATCGACTGGGCGCACGGCGGCAAGGTGCAGACATGGACCTCGGAAGCCGCGCCACCCGCGGACCTGCCGTCGCGCAACGCGGCCGAGACCGCGCGCTGGATCGAGCGCGTGCTCGCAGGCGAGATCGCGGTCCCCGCGGCGATCGCGCACCAGATCGAATGCGTGCAGCGCGCGCTGAAAGAGATGCGATGA
- the cobA gene encoding uroporphyrinogen-III C-methyltransferase: MKQGRVYLVGAGPGDPELLTLKAVRVLGLADVVLVDDLVNKAILVHVRESARVVKVGKRGGCRSTPQVFIEKLLVAEAKAGHIVVRLKGGDPFIFGRGGEEAETLRAAGVECEIVNGITSGLAAATSAGVPLTHRAHSRGVVFVTAHTAAGDEPDWRALSASGMTLVVYMGVSRCEALQTSLIGGGLAPSTPVAVVQDATLARERQLRTTLGRLSQDIAAHEIESPAIIVIGDVARDSEIPTVGHALAAS; this comes from the coding sequence ATGAAACAAGGCAGGGTCTATCTGGTCGGCGCGGGCCCCGGCGATCCCGAGCTTCTCACGCTGAAGGCGGTGCGCGTCCTCGGCCTGGCCGACGTCGTCCTCGTCGACGATCTCGTCAACAAAGCGATACTCGTGCACGTGCGCGAAAGCGCGCGCGTGGTGAAGGTCGGCAAGCGCGGCGGCTGCCGATCGACGCCGCAGGTTTTCATCGAGAAGCTGCTCGTCGCCGAAGCGAAAGCCGGCCATATCGTCGTGCGCCTCAAAGGCGGCGACCCGTTCATCTTCGGCCGCGGCGGCGAGGAAGCCGAGACGCTGCGCGCCGCGGGCGTCGAGTGCGAGATCGTCAACGGCATCACGTCGGGCCTCGCCGCGGCGACGTCCGCCGGCGTGCCGCTCACGCATCGCGCGCACTCGCGCGGCGTGGTCTTCGTCACCGCACACACCGCCGCGGGGGACGAGCCCGACTGGCGCGCGCTCTCCGCGAGCGGCATGACGCTCGTCGTCTACATGGGTGTGTCGCGCTGCGAAGCCTTGCAGACCTCGCTGATCGGCGGCGGGCTCGCGCCGTCGACGCCGGTCGCGGTCGTTCAGGACGCGACGCTGGCGCGCGAGCGTCAGTTACGCACGACGCTCGGCCGACTCTCGCAGGACATCGCCGCGCACGAGATCGAGAGTCCTGCCATCATAGTGATCGGCGACGTGGCGCGTGACAGCGAGATTCCGACCGTCGGTCACGCGCTCGCCGCGTCCTGA
- a CDS encoding tripartite tricarboxylate transporter substrate binding protein gives MRLLAALVLLCTMQPLLAQVQPYPSKPIRVVILVVPGGGADVTSRTVGQKLTESWGQQVIVDNRPGGNGIVGMEIAARANPDGYTLVLGTIGPVAVNPSLYAKLPYDPVADFEPVARGVSALNVLVVHPSVPVKSVKELIAHAKANPGKLTYGSSGVGFADHLAGELFNTMAGVKMVHVPYKGGAPAMLDLVGGNVQLIFATVSTALGSIKAGRIRPLAVTFSKRVEQFPDWPTVAEAGVPGFAVDNWYGFQAPRGTPKPIVSKLHLEINRILDLPDVKERLAGLGIFPFTAPTPGAFGDYIKSEIRKYGKVVQAAGIKAD, from the coding sequence ATGCGCTTGCTCGCAGCGCTCGTTCTGCTCTGCACTATGCAGCCGTTGCTTGCACAGGTTCAGCCGTATCCGTCGAAGCCGATACGCGTGGTCATCCTCGTCGTACCGGGCGGCGGCGCCGACGTGACTTCACGCACGGTCGGGCAGAAGCTCACTGAAAGCTGGGGACAGCAGGTCATCGTCGACAACCGTCCCGGCGGCAACGGCATCGTCGGCATGGAGATCGCCGCGCGCGCGAATCCCGACGGCTACACGCTCGTGCTCGGCACCATCGGCCCGGTCGCCGTGAACCCGAGTCTCTACGCGAAGCTTCCGTACGACCCGGTGGCCGATTTCGAGCCGGTCGCGCGCGGGGTCTCGGCGCTCAACGTGCTCGTCGTCCATCCCTCGGTTCCGGTGAAGTCGGTAAAGGAGCTCATCGCGCACGCCAAGGCGAATCCGGGGAAGCTCACCTACGGCTCTTCGGGCGTCGGCTTCGCGGACCATCTCGCGGGCGAGCTGTTCAACACGATGGCCGGCGTGAAGATGGTCCACGTGCCGTACAAAGGCGGCGCACCGGCGATGCTCGATCTGGTCGGCGGCAACGTCCAGCTCATCTTCGCGACGGTCTCGACCGCGCTCGGCAGCATCAAGGCGGGACGCATACGGCCGCTGGCCGTGACCTTCTCGAAACGCGTCGAGCAGTTTCCGGACTGGCCGACGGTGGCTGAAGCGGGCGTACCCGGATTCGCGGTCGACAACTGGTACGGTTTTCAGGCGCCCCGCGGCACGCCCAAGCCGATCGTCTCGAAGCTGCACCTCGAGATCAACCGCATCCTCGACCTGCCCGACGTCAAGGAGCGACTCGCCGGCCTCGGCATCTTTCCTTTCACTGCACCGACGCCGGGCGCTTTCGGCGACTACATCAAGTCCGAGATCCGCAAGTACGGAAAAGTGGTGCAGGCCGCCGGCATCAAAGCGGACTGA
- a CDS encoding DEAD/DEAH box helicase family protein, with amino-acid sequence MSQFAFLQREWPAVFEAAAKAEGAVHADPRTASFYARRTLELAVAWAYKHDGVLRLPYQDNLSALIHEPTFKTMAGEAVFGKAKVITTLGNRAVHSHRAIPTADAVAAVRELFHVSYWLARTYGRTQRPPPGLAFDANALPKASATPPQTAEQLQRLQEALRERDEKLTALLADKSTLDEELKRLRAEVAAAKRAAESQPDTHDYSEAETREYFIDLLLKEAGWALDQPHDRELEVWGMPNAEGTGYVDYVLWGDDAMPLALVEAKRTKRDARVGRQQAKLYADCLEQKYGRRPVIFYSNGYEHWIWDDTAYPPRRTQGFYKKEELELLIQRRATRRRLAEANIDGAIVERHYQRRAIRRVAEAFERDHERKALVVMATGAGKTRTVIALAKLLMDCNWAKRVLFVADRVALVNQAVNAFKAHLPDAAPVNLVTDRTGEGRVYVSTYPTMMGLINDVGDGERRFGVGHFDLLVIDEAHRSVFQKYRAIFDYFDPLLVGLTATPKDEVDRNTYSLFELEDGVPTDAYSLDEAVKDGFLVPPRAVSVPLRFQREGIRYDELSEDEKDQWDAIEWDEDGAVPDRVEAKAVNKWLFNKDTVDKVLAHVMARGMKVAGGDRLGKTIVFAKNQDHAEFIASRFDTNYPHYAGRFARVITFKTEYAQSLIDSFSRKDDEPHIAISVDMLDTGIDVPEVVNLVFFKLVRSKTKFWQMMGRGTRLCRDLFGPGEHKKEFYVFDFCQNLEYFSQNPEATEGAVGASLLARIFQARLELLGILQKAYAVEVNPRVSDVPPTYEPRTESDVADLVAGGLQREVAAMNLGNFLVRPQRRLVERYANVTAWRSLNDEDIADLSQSVAGLPSQLDADKEEARRFDLLVLRLQLARLRNSGDLEKLREHVVTIAGLLEEQSTIPLIREQLPLIQEVQTAAWWIDVTIPMLESMRRRLRDLVPLIEKRRRAPVFTDFEDHLGGETEIALPQVTEAAELARFKDKALVFLRAHADEGPIRKLRMNEPLSSADLEELERILTQSGVGRLEDIHRAAVEAQGLGLFVRSLVGLDREAAKAALADFLDGRTLSAAQIDFVTYVIDHLTQYGVVEIERLYESPFTFVAPTGPEVLFGDADLQALLVSLDAVRRKAVPDGADGRTKAGY; translated from the coding sequence ATGAGCCAGTTCGCCTTTCTTCAGCGCGAGTGGCCTGCCGTCTTCGAGGCTGCCGCGAAGGCCGAGGGTGCCGTTCATGCCGATCCGCGCACGGCTTCTTTCTACGCCCGCCGCACGCTCGAGCTTGCCGTCGCCTGGGCGTACAAGCACGACGGTGTGCTGCGGCTCCCGTATCAGGACAATCTGAGCGCGCTCATCCACGAGCCGACCTTCAAGACGATGGCGGGCGAGGCGGTTTTCGGCAAGGCGAAGGTCATCACGACGCTCGGCAACCGCGCCGTGCACAGCCATCGCGCTATTCCCACGGCTGACGCGGTCGCGGCGGTGCGTGAGCTTTTCCACGTGAGCTACTGGCTCGCGCGCACTTACGGCCGCACGCAGCGGCCACCGCCGGGACTGGCCTTCGATGCGAATGCGCTGCCGAAAGCGTCGGCGACGCCGCCTCAGACGGCCGAGCAGCTCCAGCGGCTGCAGGAGGCCCTTCGTGAGCGTGACGAGAAGCTCACGGCGCTGCTTGCCGACAAGTCGACGCTCGATGAGGAGCTGAAACGTCTCCGTGCCGAAGTCGCCGCGGCCAAGCGGGCAGCCGAGTCGCAGCCCGACACGCACGACTATTCGGAAGCCGAGACTCGTGAGTACTTCATCGACCTTCTGCTGAAGGAAGCCGGGTGGGCGCTCGACCAGCCGCACGATCGCGAGCTGGAAGTCTGGGGCATGCCCAACGCCGAGGGCACCGGATATGTCGATTACGTGCTGTGGGGCGACGACGCCATGCCGCTCGCGCTGGTGGAGGCGAAGCGCACAAAGCGCGACGCTCGCGTCGGACGGCAGCAGGCGAAGCTCTACGCCGATTGTCTCGAACAGAAATACGGTCGCCGTCCGGTCATCTTCTACTCGAACGGCTACGAGCACTGGATCTGGGACGACACCGCGTATCCACCGCGCCGCACGCAGGGTTTCTACAAGAAGGAAGAGCTCGAGCTCCTGATCCAGCGCCGCGCGACACGCCGGCGCCTCGCCGAGGCGAACATCGACGGTGCGATCGTCGAGCGGCACTACCAGAGGCGGGCGATACGCCGCGTGGCGGAAGCGTTCGAACGCGATCACGAGCGCAAAGCGCTGGTTGTCATGGCGACCGGTGCGGGCAAGACAAGAACGGTCATCGCGCTCGCGAAGCTCCTGATGGACTGCAATTGGGCGAAGCGCGTGCTCTTCGTTGCCGACCGGGTCGCGCTCGTGAATCAGGCGGTGAACGCGTTCAAGGCGCATCTGCCGGACGCCGCGCCGGTCAATCTCGTGACCGACAGGACGGGCGAAGGCCGCGTCTACGTCTCGACGTATCCGACGATGATGGGCCTCATCAACGATGTCGGGGACGGAGAGCGTCGCTTCGGTGTCGGCCATTTCGATCTGCTCGTGATCGACGAAGCGCATCGGTCGGTGTTCCAGAAATACCGCGCCATCTTCGACTACTTCGACCCCCTGTTGGTCGGGCTTACCGCGACACCTAAAGACGAGGTCGACCGCAACACGTACAGCCTGTTCGAGCTCGAAGACGGTGTCCCAACCGATGCGTACAGCCTGGACGAGGCGGTGAAAGACGGGTTCCTCGTGCCGCCGCGGGCCGTATCGGTGCCTCTGCGTTTTCAGCGCGAAGGCATACGCTACGACGAGCTCTCCGAAGACGAGAAGGACCAGTGGGACGCGATCGAGTGGGACGAAGACGGCGCCGTGCCGGATCGCGTGGAAGCGAAAGCGGTCAACAAATGGCTGTTCAACAAGGACACCGTCGACAAGGTTCTCGCGCACGTGATGGCGCGCGGAATGAAGGTCGCCGGCGGGGACCGGCTCGGTAAGACCATCGTTTTCGCCAAGAATCAGGACCACGCCGAATTCATAGCGTCGCGCTTCGACACGAACTATCCGCACTACGCAGGGCGCTTCGCGCGAGTGATCACGTTCAAGACCGAGTACGCGCAGTCGCTGATCGATTCTTTCTCGCGCAAGGACGACGAGCCGCACATCGCCATCTCCGTCGACATGCTGGACACGGGGATCGATGTTCCGGAAGTGGTCAACCTCGTATTTTTCAAGCTCGTGCGGTCGAAAACCAAGTTCTGGCAGATGATGGGCCGTGGTACACGGCTATGCCGCGATCTGTTCGGCCCCGGCGAGCATAAAAAAGAGTTCTACGTATTCGATTTCTGTCAGAACTTGGAGTATTTCAGCCAGAATCCGGAAGCGACGGAAGGCGCCGTCGGCGCGTCTCTGCTGGCGCGAATCTTCCAGGCACGGCTGGAACTGCTCGGCATCCTGCAGAAAGCCTATGCCGTCGAGGTCAATCCGCGCGTGAGCGATGTGCCGCCCACGTACGAGCCCAGAACCGAGTCCGACGTGGCCGACCTGGTCGCAGGCGGCCTGCAGCGCGAAGTCGCGGCGATGAATCTCGGTAACTTCCTCGTTCGGCCGCAGCGGCGGCTCGTCGAGCGTTACGCGAACGTCACCGCCTGGCGATCGCTGAACGATGAAGACATCGCCGATCTTTCACAGAGCGTTGCTGGGCTGCCATCGCAGCTCGACGCCGACAAAGAAGAGGCTCGGCGGTTCGATCTGCTGGTGCTTCGACTCCAACTGGCGCGGCTGCGCAATTCCGGTGACTTGGAGAAGCTTCGCGAGCACGTGGTTACGATTGCGGGACTGCTCGAAGAGCAATCAACGATTCCCCTTATCCGGGAGCAGTTGCCGCTGATTCAGGAGGTCCAGACCGCAGCATGGTGGATCGATGTCACCATTCCGATGCTCGAATCGATGCGGCGCCGGCTGCGCGATCTGGTGCCGTTGATCGAGAAGCGGCGCCGAGCGCCTGTCTTTACCGACTTCGAAGACCATCTAGGCGGCGAGACTGAAATTGCTCTGCCCCAGGTGACCGAGGCCGCGGAGCTGGCTCGGTTCAAGGACAAGGCGCTCGTATTCCTGCGTGCGCACGCGGACGAAGGGCCGATTCGCAAGCTGCGCATGAACGAGCCCTTGAGTTCCGCCGACCTGGAGGAGCTCGAACGTATCCTCACGCAGAGTGGCGTCGGACGACTCGAAGACATCCATCGCGCCGCGGTCGAAGCGCAGGGACTTGGTCTCTTCGTCCGATCATTGGTCGGATTGGACCGTGAGGCGGCGAAGGCAGCGCTTGCCGATTTCCTCGACGGCCGCACGCTCAGCGCGGCACAGATCGACTTCGTGACTTACGTAATCGACCATCTGACGCAATATGGCGTGGTCGAAATTGAGCGTCTGTACGAGTCGCCGTTTACCTTCGTCGCGCCGACTGGACCGGAAGTGCTCTTTGGCGATGCGGATCTGCAGGCCTTACTCGTCTCTCTGGACGCCGTCCGGCGAAAGGCAGTCCCCGACGGCGCGGATGGCCGAACAAAGGCAGGCTATTAG
- a CDS encoding Fic family protein has translation MAAAAAGSTRAGRYISQPTGYRAFMPAPLPPVPPLDMGGELPALLSAADRALGRLDGSVLTLPNPDLFVFMYVRKEAVLSSQIEGTQSSLQDLLAAEAKLFDQDLPSDVDEVINYVRAMNHGLSRLAELPVSVRLIREIHAELMRGVRGGRLQPGELRTSQNWIGPAGSTLMAASFVPPPAHAVPDALGELEKFLHQDDPLPPLIKIALAHVQFETIHPFLDGNGRVGRLLITFLLTERGVLHKPVLYLSHYFKAHRQTYYDQLQAVRVQGTWEAWLAFFLRGVVEVAGEAAETARRILLLREQHRTAITERLSRSAANGHKVLESLFDHPIISVPDVRRLTGTTYVAANALVSRLVELGVLEEMTGYVRNRRFRYAPYIALFNDPAGIEAGA, from the coding sequence ATGGCGGCTGCCGCGGCAGGGTCGACTCGCGCCGGGCGCTACATCAGCCAGCCGACGGGCTATCGCGCGTTCATGCCGGCGCCGCTGCCGCCTGTGCCGCCGCTGGACATGGGCGGGGAGCTGCCTGCGCTGCTGTCGGCCGCCGATCGGGCGCTGGGGCGGCTCGACGGCTCGGTCCTGACCCTGCCGAATCCCGACCTCTTCGTCTTCATGTACGTCCGCAAGGAGGCGGTGCTCTCGAGCCAGATCGAAGGCACGCAGAGCTCGCTCCAGGACCTGCTCGCGGCCGAGGCGAAGCTGTTCGATCAGGACCTGCCGAGCGACGTCGACGAGGTGATCAACTACGTTCGCGCGATGAATCACGGCCTGTCGCGCCTCGCGGAGCTCCCCGTCTCCGTCAGGTTGATCCGCGAGATCCACGCCGAGCTCATGCGCGGCGTGCGCGGCGGACGCCTGCAGCCCGGCGAGCTGCGCACCAGCCAGAACTGGATCGGCCCGGCCGGCTCCACCCTGATGGCGGCGAGCTTCGTTCCGCCGCCGGCGCACGCGGTGCCGGACGCACTGGGCGAGCTCGAGAAATTCCTGCACCAGGACGATCCGTTGCCGCCGCTGATCAAGATCGCGCTCGCGCACGTGCAGTTCGAGACGATCCACCCGTTTCTCGACGGCAACGGCCGCGTGGGGCGCCTGCTGATCACCTTCCTCCTGACCGAGCGCGGCGTGCTGCACAAGCCGGTGCTGTATCTGTCGCACTACTTCAAGGCGCACCGCCAGACGTACTACGATCAGCTCCAGGCGGTGCGGGTCCAGGGAACGTGGGAGGCGTGGCTCGCGTTCTTCCTCCGCGGCGTCGTCGAGGTGGCCGGAGAGGCCGCGGAAACCGCGCGGCGCATTCTCCTGCTTCGCGAGCAGCACCGAACGGCAATCACCGAGCGGCTTTCGCGCTCCGCCGCCAACGGGCACAAGGTGCTCGAGTCGCTGTTCGACCATCCGATCATCTCGGTGCCGGACGTGCGGCGCCTCACCGGCACCACCTATGTTGCCGCCAATGCGCTCGTGTCACGTCTCGTCGAGCTGGGGGTTCTCGAGGAAATGACCGGCTACGTCCGCAACCGCCGCTTTCGCTACGCGCCCTACATAGCTCTCTTCAACGATCCCGCCGGCATCGAGGCCGGCGCATGA